The Bdellovibrio bacteriovorus DNA segment CCTTCCTTCAATTTTCTTTTGTCGCGCTTGTCATAATAAGCCGCGATGAATTTCGGTTCCTCGTGCAGACCGCGACCCACACCGTGACTTCCCAGATTCTCAATCACCGTGTAGCCGTTTTCAGTCGCCACTTTTTCGATTTGATAGCCGATCATGTTGATATAAGCGTCGGCTTTCACAATGCTGATCGCCGCTTCCAAGGCTTGTTTTGTAACATCCAACAAACGTTGATCTGCGGATTTACCGGGAGGAATAATAAAAGAGCCGCCGTTATCAGCGTAGTAACCATCCAACTCAGCGGAAACGTCGATGTTAATTAAATCGCCTCGTTGAATTTGCTTTTGAGATGACGGAACGCCATGCGCGACCTCGTGATTTAAGCTGATGCAATTGTAACCGGGAAAATTGTAAGTCAGCATAGGGCCCGAGCGTGCGCCATGCTTTTCTAGGAATTTTCCACCTAGCTCATCAAGCTCTTTGGTCGTCATGCCAGGCTCGATAGAGCGCGCCATGTAATGCAGACAATTTGCGACGACCTTGCCAATTTTTTTTAGACCTTCGAGATCTGCTTCCGTCTTTACGATCATGCAAGGCTAGTTATACACTGATCCGGATGAAAAAAGCCACTGCGCAAAGATATTTCCTGAAGAAACACGGGGCTAAGAAACTTTTAC contains these protein-coding regions:
- the map gene encoding type I methionyl aminopeptidase, whose translation is MIVKTEADLEGLKKIGKVVANCLHYMARSIEPGMTTKELDELGGKFLEKHGARSGPMLTYNFPGYNCISLNHEVAHGVPSSQKQIQRGDLINIDVSAELDGYYADNGGSFIIPPGKSADQRLLDVTKQALEAAISIVKADAYINMIGYQIEKVATENGYTVIENLGSHGVGRGLHEEPKFIAAYYDKRDKRKLKEGHVITIEPFVSTGARVVDEEPDHWTLVAGREYRTAQFEHTMVVLKDRALIVTIPDPV